From one Marinobacter sp. LV10MA510-1 genomic stretch:
- the atpD gene encoding F0F1 ATP synthase subunit beta gives MSSGHIVQIIGAVIDVEFPRDAVPGIYDALLLEGGETTLEVQQQLGDGVVRTIAMGSTEGLRRGLKAENTHKPISVPVGTKTLGRIMDVLGRPIDEAGPIGEEERWAIHRKAPGYADQAASADLLETGIKVIDLVCPFAKGGKIGLFGGAGVGKTVNMMELINNIAKEHSGLSVFAGVGERTREGNDFYYEMKDSNVLDKVAMVYGQMNEPPGNRLRVALTGLTVAEKFREEGRDVLFFIDNIYRYTLAGTEVSALLGRMPSAVGYQPTLAQEMGELQERITSTKSGSITSIQAVYVPADDLTDPSPATTFSHLDATVVLSRDIASKGIYPAIDPLDSTSRQLDPLVIGEQHYTVARGVQNVLQRYKELKDIIAILGMDELSEDDKQTVSRARKIERFLSQPFHVAEVFTGSPGKYVSLKETISSFEGILNGDYDDMPEQAFYMVGTMDEAVEKAKAMKLKESK, from the coding sequence ATGAGTAGCGGACACATCGTTCAGATCATTGGCGCGGTTATCGACGTGGAATTTCCACGTGATGCCGTGCCCGGCATTTACGACGCACTTCTGCTTGAAGGTGGCGAAACAACCCTGGAAGTTCAGCAACAGCTGGGCGACGGCGTTGTACGTACCATCGCGATGGGCAGCACCGAAGGCTTGAGGCGTGGCCTGAAAGCAGAAAACACTCACAAGCCGATTTCAGTACCTGTGGGCACCAAGACTCTTGGCCGCATCATGGACGTTCTGGGTCGCCCTATCGACGAGGCGGGCCCGATTGGCGAAGAAGAGCGTTGGGCGATTCACCGAAAAGCGCCTGGCTATGCAGATCAGGCCGCATCTGCCGACCTTCTGGAAACCGGCATCAAGGTTATTGACCTGGTTTGCCCGTTTGCCAAAGGTGGCAAAATCGGCCTGTTCGGCGGCGCCGGCGTAGGCAAGACCGTTAACATGATGGAGCTGATCAACAACATCGCCAAAGAACACTCGGGTTTGTCCGTGTTCGCCGGTGTGGGTGAGCGGACTCGTGAAGGTAACGACTTCTACTACGAAATGAAGGATTCCAACGTACTCGACAAAGTGGCCATGGTTTACGGCCAGATGAACGAGCCCCCCGGAAACCGTTTGCGTGTAGCCCTGACCGGCCTGACCGTCGCTGAGAAATTTCGTGAAGAAGGTCGTGACGTGTTGTTCTTTATCGACAACATATATCGTTACACTTTGGCGGGTACAGAAGTGTCTGCACTGCTGGGCCGTATGCCTTCCGCTGTAGGCTACCAGCCCACGCTGGCTCAAGAGATGGGGGAGTTGCAGGAACGTATTACGTCCACTAAAAGCGGTTCCATCACGTCTATCCAGGCGGTATACGTACCGGCGGATGACTTGACCGATCCGTCACCAGCCACCACCTTCTCCCACCTTGACGCCACCGTGGTATTGAGCCGGGACATTGCTTCCAAGGGTATTTATCCTGCGATCGATCCGCTTGACTCGACTTCGCGTCAGCTAGATCCGCTGGTGATTGGCGAGCAGCATTATACGGTTGCCCGTGGTGTGCAGAACGTTCTGCAGCGTTACAAGGAACTGAAAGATATTATCGCTATCCTGGGCATGGACGAGCTGTCTGAAGACGACAAGCAGACCGTATCCCGCGCCCGTAAGATTGAGCGATTTTTGTCCCAGCCGTTCCACGTTGCCGAAGTATTTACCGGTTCGCCCGGCAAGTATGTGTCTCTGAAAGAGACCATCAGCAGCTTCGAAGGCATCCTTAACGGCGACTATGACGATATGCCTGAACAGGCGTTCTACATGGTCGGCACCATGGATGAAGCCGTCGAAAAAGCGAAGGCTATGAAATTGAAAGAAAGTAAGTAA
- a CDS encoding TnsA endonuclease N-terminal domain-containing protein has product MADTNKPIDPKHERLLKTRGRGAGKDYEPFIKVHELSSQGESVRIRSASVGRVHHLLSGIELYAFLIFDQFEKTIDIREQYPLPIEDTLDICARLGIRHPQVRGLLTVVSTDLLIDLSSGKQLAIAVKPSSELSKLRVMEKLQIEKTFWEAHGIEWRIFTQREVTDGMRENLLWIQPYLNPDMTNHQELGVSDVQDLLYRLELYPQAKVTRLCAKLDDQYELDPGFHLSILRHAVAYRFIRAPLDKAFYSWTYGDLALRETVPVAGVNNAS; this is encoded by the coding sequence ATGGCAGATACTAATAAACCCATCGATCCGAAACACGAAAGGCTGCTCAAAACCCGTGGCCGGGGAGCAGGAAAAGACTATGAGCCATTCATCAAGGTTCATGAGCTCAGCAGTCAGGGTGAAAGTGTTCGAATTCGAAGTGCTTCGGTCGGTCGAGTGCATCACCTGCTATCTGGTATAGAACTTTATGCCTTCTTGATTTTCGATCAATTTGAGAAAACCATTGATATTCGTGAACAATATCCCCTGCCAATCGAGGATACTCTCGATATCTGTGCTCGCTTGGGTATTCGTCATCCTCAGGTCCGTGGACTTCTGACCGTCGTTTCAACCGATCTTTTGATCGACCTGTCTTCGGGTAAGCAACTGGCGATTGCCGTCAAACCCTCATCAGAACTATCAAAGCTAAGAGTTATGGAAAAACTCCAAATTGAAAAAACATTCTGGGAAGCTCACGGAATCGAGTGGAGGATTTTCACACAGAGGGAAGTAACTGATGGTATGCGAGAAAATCTGCTCTGGATCCAGCCTTACCTAAATCCGGACATGACCAATCACCAAGAGCTGGGCGTTTCAGACGTGCAGGATCTTTTGTACCGGCTGGAGCTGTACCCCCAAGCCAAGGTGACACGACTGTGCGCAAAGCTCGATGACCAATATGAACTAGACCCCGGGTTTCATTTGAGCATCCTCCGGCATGCGGTGGCCTATCGATTCATACGGGCTCCTTTAGATAAAGCGTTCTACAGCTGGACCTATGGAGACCTCGCACTCAGAGAAACAGTGCCAGTCGCCGGGGTGAATAATGCTTCTTAA
- the glmU gene encoding bifunctional UDP-N-acetylglucosamine diphosphorylase/glucosamine-1-phosphate N-acetyltransferase GlmU — MSPLHVVILAAGQGSRMKSSLPKVLHKVAGRSMLHHVIVTAKTLGAAGIHGVVGHGADQVKAASAGHNVSWVMQEQQLGTGHAVAQALPGLPDDARVLVLYGDVPLTTADTLQGLVQNLDEKSLGLLTVTLDNPQGYGRILRNNAGQVTAIVEQKDASAEQLAIREVNTGILAVTAGHLKTWLPQLSSSNAQGEYYLTDIIAMAVQAGMTVNVAQPSNAFEVQGVNNRVQLAELERWYQSREAERLMTEGATLADPARVDVRGELSIGNDVLIDVNVVFIGKVTLGSHVCIGPGCVITDATIADGAQIHAHSVIEQAIVGENAQVGPFARLRPGTQLAANTKVGNFVETKKAILGEGSKINHLSYIGDATLGAGVNVGAGTITCNYDGVNKSQTVLGDGVFIGSNSALVAPVTIGAGATVGAGSTITKDVAEQELAVARGRQRNIPGWQPPKKH, encoded by the coding sequence ATGTCACCGCTGCACGTTGTTATTCTGGCCGCAGGCCAGGGCTCCCGGATGAAATCATCGCTGCCAAAGGTGCTGCACAAGGTTGCCGGGCGATCCATGCTGCACCACGTGATAGTGACTGCCAAAACCTTGGGCGCGGCGGGGATTCACGGGGTAGTTGGCCATGGTGCCGATCAGGTAAAAGCCGCCTCTGCGGGCCATAACGTCAGCTGGGTTATGCAGGAGCAACAGCTAGGCACCGGACATGCCGTTGCCCAAGCATTGCCAGGCTTGCCGGATGATGCGCGAGTGCTGGTGCTTTACGGCGATGTACCGCTGACTACGGCGGACACGTTGCAAGGGTTGGTTCAGAATCTGGATGAAAAATCCCTCGGACTGCTAACGGTCACTCTGGATAACCCCCAGGGCTACGGCCGTATTCTGCGCAACAATGCAGGCCAGGTAACGGCCATTGTGGAACAAAAAGACGCCAGCGCGGAACAACTGGCGATTCGCGAAGTGAACACCGGCATTCTTGCCGTCACGGCTGGCCACTTGAAAACTTGGTTGCCACAGCTTTCTAGTAGCAACGCCCAGGGTGAATACTACCTGACTGATATCATCGCCATGGCGGTGCAGGCGGGCATGACGGTTAACGTTGCTCAACCGAGCAATGCGTTTGAAGTACAAGGCGTGAATAACCGCGTGCAGCTGGCTGAGTTAGAACGCTGGTATCAAAGCCGTGAAGCCGAACGCCTGATGACTGAAGGTGCTACTTTGGCAGACCCGGCGCGGGTAGACGTGCGCGGTGAGCTTAGCATTGGTAACGACGTGCTGATTGATGTCAACGTGGTGTTTATCGGTAAGGTGACCCTGGGTAGCCATGTGTGTATTGGCCCTGGCTGCGTGATCACCGATGCGACCATAGCTGACGGCGCGCAGATTCACGCTCACAGCGTGATCGAGCAAGCCATCGTGGGCGAAAATGCCCAAGTTGGACCCTTTGCGCGCTTGCGGCCGGGTACACAGTTGGCGGCCAACACCAAAGTGGGCAACTTTGTTGAAACCAAAAAAGCCATCTTGGGTGAAGGCAGCAAAATTAACCACCTGAGCTACATTGGCGATGCTACGCTGGGTGCCGGCGTAAACGTAGGTGCGGGCACCATCACCTGCAACTATGATGGTGTGAACAAGTCCCAGACGGTGTTAGGTGATGGCGTGTTTATCGGCTCCAACAGTGCCTTGGTCGCACCGGTCACTATTGGCGCAGGCGCCACCGTTGGTGCAGGCTCAACCATCACCAAAGATGTCGCAGAGCAAGAACTGGCAGTTGCCCGCGGGCGTCAGCGCAATATACCCGGCTGGCAACCGCCAAAAAAACACTGA
- the glmS gene encoding glutamine--fructose-6-phosphate transaminase (isomerizing), which yields MCGIVGAVSERDVHGILLEGLRRLEYRGYDSAGMAVIDSAAQVHRAREVGKVAALAEAIAANPPAGPVGIAHTRWATHGAPSQMNAHPHMSGDRLAIVHNGIIENYQELREELKAEGFEFTSQTDTEVIAHLIEKKYRITGDLYQAVSQAISHLRGAYALAVIHANEPDHMVVCREGSPLVIGVGIGENFIASDQLALLPVTDRFMFLEEGDMADIRRDRMEIRDREGHVVERPINRFEHGSDSADKGEYRHFMLKEIFEQPRVIKATMEGRVTAKKVLEQALGTSAGDLLKNVRHVQIIACGTSYHAGMVARYWIEDLAGVPCSVEVASEFRYRKHVIQPDTLFLCISQSGETADTLAALRQAKKAGFRAALAICNVPGSSLVRESDLVMMTQAGPEIGVASTKAFTTQLTALLIFTLALARHNGLTEEREAEIVEALHKVPGQVEQVLALDSAIAELSGAFLDKVHSLFLGRGSLFPVALEGALKLKEISYIHAEAYPAGELKHGPLALVDSDMPVVTVAPNNAMLEKLKSNLEEVRARGGELFVFADSQANVKAEEGLHVLSLPSVHEITAPIVYTVPLQLLSYHVAVLKGTDVDQPRNLAKSVTVE from the coding sequence ATGTGTGGCATTGTAGGTGCGGTTTCAGAAAGGGATGTTCACGGCATACTTCTTGAGGGACTGCGTCGCCTTGAATACCGCGGGTACGATTCGGCAGGTATGGCCGTGATTGACTCCGCAGCACAGGTGCATCGCGCCCGCGAAGTGGGCAAAGTGGCTGCTTTGGCTGAAGCCATTGCTGCCAATCCGCCGGCGGGTCCTGTGGGTATCGCCCACACCCGCTGGGCTACCCACGGTGCGCCCTCGCAGATGAACGCCCACCCACACATGTCCGGTGACCGCCTGGCCATCGTGCACAACGGCATCATCGAAAACTATCAGGAACTGCGCGAGGAACTGAAAGCCGAAGGCTTCGAATTCACCTCGCAAACCGACACCGAAGTGATCGCCCACCTGATCGAGAAAAAATACCGCATCACCGGCGATCTGTATCAGGCGGTCAGCCAGGCAATCAGCCACCTGCGTGGCGCTTACGCCCTGGCGGTAATACACGCCAATGAACCCGATCACATGGTCGTGTGCCGCGAAGGCAGTCCACTGGTGATTGGCGTAGGCATCGGCGAGAACTTCATTGCTTCTGACCAACTTGCACTGCTGCCGGTAACCGACCGCTTCATGTTTCTGGAAGAAGGCGATATGGCTGACATTCGCCGCGACCGTATGGAGATTCGCGACCGCGAAGGGCACGTTGTGGAACGGCCCATCAATCGCTTTGAACACGGCAGCGATTCCGCTGATAAAGGCGAATATCGCCACTTCATGCTGAAGGAAATCTTTGAGCAGCCGCGTGTCATCAAAGCCACCATGGAAGGCCGGGTGACCGCCAAAAAAGTGCTGGAACAAGCGCTGGGAACGTCCGCCGGAGACCTGCTCAAGAACGTGCGACACGTACAGATTATCGCTTGTGGCACCAGTTACCACGCCGGTATGGTGGCCCGTTACTGGATTGAAGATCTAGCCGGTGTGCCCTGCTCAGTGGAGGTGGCGTCCGAATTCCGCTATCGTAAACACGTAATCCAGCCCGACACCCTGTTCTTGTGCATTTCCCAATCCGGCGAAACCGCCGATACCCTGGCGGCCTTGCGCCAGGCTAAAAAAGCCGGCTTTCGCGCCGCTTTGGCCATTTGTAACGTGCCAGGCAGCTCGCTGGTGCGCGAATCCGATCTGGTGATGATGACCCAGGCCGGCCCGGAAATTGGTGTAGCCTCCACCAAAGCCTTCACCACCCAGCTCACCGCGCTGCTGATTTTCACCCTGGCGTTGGCGCGCCACAACGGCCTGACCGAAGAGCGCGAAGCCGAAATCGTCGAGGCGCTTCATAAAGTGCCGGGACAGGTCGAGCAGGTGTTGGCTTTAGACAGCGCCATCGCCGAGCTGTCTGGCGCCTTTTTGGACAAAGTCCACAGCTTGTTCTTGGGCCGTGGCTCTTTGTTCCCGGTGGCTCTGGAAGGTGCTCTGAAACTGAAAGAAATTTCTTACATACACGCCGAAGCCTATCCGGCCGGCGAGCTCAAGCACGGCCCGTTGGCGCTGGTAGACAGTGACATGCCGGTGGTAACGGTAGCGCCGAACAACGCGATGCTGGAAAAGCTCAAGTCCAACCTTGAGGAAGTCCGCGCCCGCGGCGGTGAGCTGTTTGTGTTTGCAGACTCTCAAGCCAACGTGAAGGCGGAAGAAGGCCTGCATGTTTTATCACTGCCCTCGGTACACGAGATTACCGCGCCTATCGTGTACACGGTGCCGCTACAGCTTTTGTCTTATCACGTGGCCGTGTTGAAAGGCACGGATGTGGATCAGCCGCGTAATCTGGCGAAGAGTGTTACGGTGGAATAA
- the atpG gene encoding F0F1 ATP synthase subunit gamma, producing MAIGKEIRNQIGSIKSTQKITSAMEMVAASKMRKAQERMRATRPYAEKMRQVIGHIAKSNKDYRHPFMLEREVKRVGYIVISSDRGLCGGLNSNAFKLLVREMRDWKNKDVAIDLCAIGQKGASFFRSYGGNVVAALTHIGDDPSAEALIGNVKVMLDSFRDGKIDRLYLVSNEFVNTMTQMPKAQQLLPLPEGTEEDIGHQWDYLYEPDSRPILDGLLPRYIESQVYQGVVENLACEQAARMIAMKSATDNAGDIIKDLQLVYNKARQAAITQEISEIVSGAASV from the coding sequence ATGGCCATCGGAAAAGAAATACGTAATCAGATCGGCAGCATCAAGAGCACGCAAAAAATCACCAGCGCCATGGAAATGGTGGCGGCGAGTAAAATGCGCAAAGCGCAGGAACGCATGCGGGCGACTCGGCCTTATGCTGAAAAGATGCGCCAGGTAATTGGACACATTGCCAAGTCCAACAAAGATTATCGGCATCCGTTCATGCTTGAGCGTGAGGTGAAGCGTGTAGGCTACATCGTTATCTCCTCTGACCGCGGTTTGTGCGGTGGTTTGAACAGCAACGCGTTCAAACTGCTGGTGCGCGAAATGCGTGACTGGAAAAATAAAGATGTTGCGATTGATCTCTGCGCCATTGGGCAGAAAGGCGCTTCATTTTTCCGCAGCTACGGCGGTAACGTGGTCGCGGCGCTAACGCACATCGGTGACGACCCCAGCGCGGAAGCTTTGATCGGTAACGTTAAGGTAATGTTGGATTCTTTCCGGGACGGCAAAATTGATCGGTTGTACCTGGTTAGTAACGAATTCGTTAACACCATGACGCAAATGCCAAAAGCACAGCAATTACTGCCGCTGCCGGAAGGCACGGAAGAAGATATCGGTCACCAGTGGGATTACCTCTACGAGCCGGATTCACGTCCGATTCTGGACGGGTTACTGCCACGTTATATTGAGTCCCAGGTTTATCAGGGCGTGGTAGAGAATCTGGCCTGCGAACAGGCTGCCCGGATGATTGCCATGAAGAGTGCTACCGATAACGCCGGTGACATTATCAAAGACCTGCAGTTGGTATACAACAAAGCTCGTCAGGCAGCCATTACGCAAGAGATTTCGGAAATTGTGAGCGGCGCGGCATCGGTCTGA
- the atpA gene encoding F0F1 ATP synthase subunit alpha, with translation MKQLNPSEISDIIKKRIDKLDISSEAKNEGTILSVADGIVLIHGLADVMSGEMIEFANGTFGMALNLERDSVGAVVLGDYEDLAEGQKVRCTGRVLEVPVGRELLGRVVNGLGVPIDGKGELGTSLTDSIEKVAPGVIERQSVDQPIQTGMKAIDTMVPVGRGQRELIIGDRQIGKTAVAIDAIINQKNSGIKCIYVAIGQKQSSIAAIVRKLEEHGAMDHTIVVAAGAADPAAMQFLAPYSGTTMGEYFRDRGEDALIVYDDLSKQAVAYRQISLLLRRPPGREAYPGDVFYLHSRLLERSSRVNADYVEKFTNGEVKGKTGSLTALPIIETQAGDVSAFVPTNVISITDGQIFLETNLFNSGIRPAMNAGISVSRVGGAAQTKIMKKLGGNIRLALAQYRELAAFAQFASDLDEATRKQLEHGQRVTELMKQNQYSPMSVAEMGTVLYAANEGFLDDIDVTKVVEFEAQLLDWMRAEQNDLLEKIGAAGNYNDDVVAGLKAALEKFKTTQTW, from the coding sequence ATGAAGCAACTGAATCCATCCGAGATCAGTGACATCATTAAAAAGAGAATCGACAAGCTCGATATCTCTTCTGAAGCAAAAAACGAAGGCACCATTCTGTCTGTTGCAGACGGCATTGTGCTGATTCACGGCCTGGCCGATGTTATGTCGGGCGAGATGATTGAATTCGCCAATGGCACTTTCGGCATGGCTCTGAACCTTGAGCGCGACTCTGTTGGCGCTGTGGTTCTGGGTGACTACGAAGACCTGGCCGAAGGCCAGAAGGTTCGTTGTACCGGCCGTGTTCTTGAGGTTCCAGTTGGCCGCGAACTGCTGGGCCGTGTTGTTAATGGTCTGGGCGTCCCGATTGATGGCAAAGGCGAGCTGGGTACCAGCCTGACCGATTCGATTGAAAAGGTAGCGCCTGGCGTTATTGAACGTCAGTCTGTTGATCAGCCGATTCAAACCGGTATGAAAGCGATCGATACCATGGTCCCGGTTGGCCGTGGCCAGCGCGAGCTGATCATCGGTGACCGCCAGATTGGTAAGACCGCTGTTGCCATCGACGCGATCATCAACCAGAAGAATTCCGGCATCAAGTGTATCTACGTTGCCATCGGTCAGAAGCAGTCCTCGATCGCTGCGATTGTGCGCAAGCTGGAAGAGCACGGTGCGATGGATCACACCATCGTGGTGGCCGCAGGTGCGGCAGATCCGGCAGCCATGCAGTTTTTGGCACCGTATTCCGGCACCACCATGGGCGAATACTTCCGTGACCGTGGCGAAGACGCTCTGATTGTGTACGACGACCTGTCAAAACAGGCCGTTGCTTACCGCCAGATCTCTCTGCTGTTGCGTCGTCCGCCAGGCCGTGAAGCCTATCCAGGTGACGTGTTCTATTTGCACTCCCGTCTGCTGGAGCGCTCTTCCCGCGTGAATGCCGACTACGTTGAAAAGTTCACCAACGGTGAAGTAAAAGGTAAAACCGGTTCCTTGACCGCGTTGCCAATCATCGAGACCCAGGCAGGTGACGTGTCGGCCTTCGTACCGACCAACGTAATCTCCATCACGGATGGCCAGATCTTCCTCGAGACCAACCTGTTTAACTCCGGTATTCGCCCGGCGATGAACGCGGGTATATCGGTATCGCGGGTAGGCGGTGCAGCTCAGACCAAAATCATGAAGAAACTGGGTGGTAACATTCGTCTGGCTCTGGCTCAGTACCGTGAGTTGGCGGCTTTTGCCCAGTTTGCCTCGGATCTGGATGAAGCGACACGCAAGCAGCTTGAGCACGGCCAGCGCGTGACCGAGTTGATGAAGCAGAACCAATACAGCCCGATGTCTGTGGCTGAAATGGGGACCGTTCTGTATGCCGCCAACGAAGGCTTCCTTGATGACATAGATGTCACCAAAGTGGTTGAGTTCGAAGCACAGTTACTGGATTGGATGCGTGCCGAGCAAAATGATCTGCTTGAGAAAATCGGCGCTGCCGGCAACTACAACGATGACGTTGTCGCTGGCCTGAAAGCTGCGCTGGAGAAATTCAAGACCACTCAAACCTGGTAA
- a CDS encoding F0F1 ATP synthase subunit epsilon — MAMTVHCDVVSAEKKIYSGLVEMLIATGSEGELGIQLGHAPLLSALKPGAVRIIKQGGEEEILYVSGGYLEVQPNLVTLMADTAVRAKDVDEAAALQAQKDAEATLANKTGEFEYYRAAAELAEAAAQLRTLQKLRKNVR, encoded by the coding sequence ATGGCTATGACTGTACATTGCGACGTCGTAAGCGCTGAAAAGAAGATTTACTCCGGTCTGGTAGAGATGCTTATCGCTACTGGCTCCGAGGGTGAGTTGGGCATTCAGTTAGGCCATGCTCCGCTGCTGTCTGCGCTCAAACCGGGCGCTGTGCGGATCATCAAGCAAGGTGGTGAAGAAGAAATTCTGTATGTGTCCGGGGGCTACCTGGAAGTACAGCCGAATCTTGTCACCCTGATGGCCGACACCGCGGTGCGCGCGAAAGACGTCGACGAGGCCGCAGCATTGCAGGCCCAGAAAGACGCCGAAGCGACACTGGCGAATAAAACGGGCGAGTTCGAGTACTACCGTGCCGCAGCCGAACTGGCAGAAGCCGCCGCTCAGCTACGCACATTGCAAAAACTGCGTAAGAACGTTCGTTAA
- a CDS encoding F0F1 ATP synthase subunit delta translates to MAEPITLARPYAKAVFEAAKEHDAVDSWDQALAFVGILAANKAVKNILANPGLSEQRKAELFFETAEEQMPEALRNFLLILAENKRLALLPEISTMFAFYRAELERTVTMKVSTAYEMTPEEQQHLAEALSRKLERKVALETAVDRSLIGGVVVNSGDLVIDASVRGKLAKMAKALGS, encoded by the coding sequence ATGGCAGAACCGATAACGTTAGCCCGGCCCTACGCGAAAGCCGTTTTTGAAGCCGCTAAAGAACATGACGCCGTCGATTCCTGGGATCAGGCGCTGGCGTTCGTGGGCATTTTGGCGGCCAACAAAGCTGTGAAGAACATTCTGGCCAATCCTGGCCTGTCTGAGCAACGCAAGGCAGAGCTGTTTTTCGAAACCGCTGAAGAACAGATGCCTGAAGCACTCAGAAACTTCCTGTTGATTCTTGCTGAAAACAAGCGCTTGGCGCTACTGCCGGAAATTTCGACCATGTTTGCTTTTTACCGCGCAGAACTTGAGCGCACGGTGACTATGAAGGTAAGCACGGCGTACGAAATGACACCCGAAGAGCAGCAACATTTGGCAGAAGCATTGTCTAGAAAGCTGGAGCGTAAAGTCGCCTTGGAAACCGCTGTTGATCGCTCATTGATTGGCGGTGTGGTGGTAAATTCTGGCGATTTGGTTATTGACGCTTCAGTCCGTGGCAAGCTGGCAAAAATGGCTAAAGCACTGGGCTCCTGA